From Nocardia sp. XZ_19_385, the proteins below share one genomic window:
- a CDS encoding GNAT family N-acetyltransferase, with translation MTMGSEVTIRSAEPADEDAARLLHATAFTMHSDPEYRERSARLFAPADDIVAVEGDRVVGRTKARTMTLTVPGERTVPATGIAGVAVAPTHRRRGILRAMYTEQHRRTEAAGLPLTIFTASQAGIYGRFGYGPAIRESRVTIDRRFAEFLSTAPDPGGVDLSELPVAGTRIKEIYDRWRRLTPGAQVRPDASWEIRFSDPEAWRGGGTALFVLLHPDGYVLYRYHHRDAGTAVEIVEMRTVTTDAHAALWRALFGLELVTHIEAFLPDHDPLPYLLTDLRLVRTEGRHDTLWLRLMDVPAALTARAYRADLDVVLAVRDPFREAGGTFALTVRDGHAECAPTTRAPDIELGIDVLGSLYLGAYPARVYAAANRLQAKDSRHVYDLEHAFSAEREAELGWHF, from the coding sequence ATGACGATGGGATCCGAGGTCACTATTCGTTCGGCCGAGCCTGCCGATGAGGATGCGGCTCGGCTGCTGCATGCGACGGCATTCACTATGCATTCCGACCCGGAGTACCGGGAGCGGTCGGCTCGGCTGTTCGCGCCGGCCGACGATATCGTCGCGGTCGAGGGGGACCGGGTGGTCGGCCGGACCAAGGCACGGACGATGACGCTGACCGTGCCGGGTGAGCGGACGGTACCGGCGACAGGCATCGCAGGGGTCGCGGTGGCGCCGACACATCGGCGACGCGGGATCCTGCGGGCGATGTACACCGAACAGCATCGGCGCACGGAGGCGGCGGGGTTGCCGTTGACGATCTTCACCGCCAGTCAGGCCGGCATCTACGGGCGCTTCGGGTATGGGCCGGCGATCCGGGAGAGCCGGGTCACCATCGACCGGCGATTCGCCGAATTCCTCTCTACCGCACCGGATCCGGGTGGTGTCGACCTCAGCGAACTGCCGGTGGCGGGCACGCGGATCAAAGAGATCTACGACCGGTGGCGCAGGCTCACCCCTGGCGCGCAGGTCCGTCCGGACGCGTCCTGGGAGATCCGGTTCAGCGACCCGGAGGCGTGGCGTGGCGGTGGCACCGCCCTGTTCGTGCTGTTGCACCCGGACGGGTATGTCCTCTACCGATACCACCATCGCGACGCCGGAACGGCGGTCGAGATCGTCGAGATGCGGACGGTGACCACCGACGCGCACGCCGCGCTCTGGCGCGCACTGTTCGGCCTGGAACTCGTCACCCACATCGAAGCGTTCCTCCCCGACCACGACCCGCTCCCCTACCTGCTGACCGACCTGCGGCTGGTCCGGACCGAGGGCCGGCACGACACCCTGTGGCTCCGTCTCATGGATGTCCCGGCCGCCCTGACCGCCCGTGCCTACCGCGCCGATCTGGATGTTGTTCTGGCCGTGCGCGATCCGTTCCGCGAAGCGGGCGGCACCTTCGCCCTCACCGTCCGCGACGGTCACGCCGAATGCGCGCCGACCACCCGAGCTCCGGATATCGAACTCGGCATCGACGTGCTGGGCAGCCTGTACCTCGGGGCCTATCCGGCACGGGTGTACGCCGCGGCAAACCGCTTGCAGGCCAAGGATTCCCGGCATGTCTACGACCTGGAACACGCCTTCTCGGCGGAACGCGAGGCGGAGCTCGGCTGGCACTTCTGA
- a CDS encoding MarR family winged helix-turn-helix transcriptional regulator, which translates to MTTPSDVRALAGELSLAVVRLTRHLRGRRADAQISLTQLSALATLHRDGAMTPGALAAKERVQPPSMTRVIASLTDLELVERKPHPTDGRQIIVSLSDAGRALIDDEASAREAWMTEQLSQLTDEQLVVLTRAVGIMKQIVTDSE; encoded by the coding sequence GTGACAACGCCATCGGATGTTCGAGCCCTCGCGGGCGAGCTCTCGCTCGCCGTGGTACGGCTGACGCGACATCTGCGGGGCCGCCGCGCCGATGCACAGATCTCGTTGACCCAGCTGTCCGCATTGGCCACCCTGCATCGCGACGGCGCCATGACCCCGGGCGCGCTAGCCGCGAAAGAGCGGGTGCAGCCGCCGTCGATGACCCGGGTGATCGCCTCGCTCACCGACCTGGAACTGGTGGAGCGCAAACCGCACCCCACCGACGGCCGGCAGATCATCGTCTCGCTCTCCGACGCGGGCCGCGCCCTCATCGATGACGAAGCCAGCGCCCGCGAAGCCTGGATGACCGAGCAGCTCTCGCAGCTCACCGACGAGCAACTGGTCGTCCTCACCCGGGCCGTCGGCATCATGAAGCAGATCGTCACCGACTCCGAATAG
- a CDS encoding YccF domain-containing protein, translating to MKPIQLVLNILWLIFAGFWMAIGYVIAGVICCILIITIPWGIASFRIAAYALWPFGRSAVEKPGVRPGSMIGNIIWFVFAGWWLALGHLLTSIPLFVSIIGIPFGWANLKMIPLSLFPLGREIVDSDQPFGAREYAR from the coding sequence ATGAAGCCGATTCAGCTGGTTCTCAACATCCTCTGGCTCATCTTCGCGGGGTTCTGGATGGCGATCGGCTATGTCATCGCCGGTGTCATCTGCTGCATCCTGATCATCACGATTCCGTGGGGCATCGCGTCCTTCCGGATCGCGGCCTACGCGCTGTGGCCGTTCGGGCGCAGCGCGGTGGAGAAGCCGGGAGTGCGGCCGGGCTCGATGATCGGCAACATCATCTGGTTCGTCTTCGCGGGCTGGTGGCTGGCGCTGGGTCATCTGCTGACCAGCATCCCGCTGTTCGTCTCGATCATCGGCATCCCGTTCGGGTGGGCGAACCTGAAGATGATCCCGCTGTCGCTGTTCCCGCTGGGGCGCGAAATCGTCGACAGCGACCAGCCTTTCGGGGCGCGGGAGTACGCGCGGTGA